One genomic window of Bacteroidota bacterium includes the following:
- a CDS encoding hemerythrin domain-containing protein yields MAKRHPGLVPLSHDHHHGLALAIRLQQGNNALLNDGWTHDRVEQAKRVRHFYEHDLRRHFKSEEEVVFPLMSRHAPGSSLLIVELIRQHREMERLIDMLDHLEGDQLEKNLTALGEVLEKHIRSEERELFEMMQQQLTADLLDEIGEGVKKSLRAD; encoded by the coding sequence ATGGCAAAGCGACACCCCGGCCTTGTACCGTTATCACACGATCATCATCACGGACTTGCGCTCGCCATCCGGTTGCAGCAAGGGAACAACGCACTTCTGAACGACGGATGGACCCACGATAGGGTTGAACAGGCGAAACGGGTACGGCATTTCTACGAGCACGATCTGCGTCGGCATTTCAAGTCCGAAGAGGAGGTTGTGTTTCCGCTGATGAGCCGCCATGCTCCCGGTTCGTCATTGCTGATTGTCGAGTTGATTCGTCAACATCGCGAGATGGAGCGGCTGATTGATATGCTTGACCATCTTGAAGGAGATCAGTTGGAAAAGAATCTTACAGCATTAGGCGAAGTTCTTGAAAAGCACATTCGCAGCGAAGAGCGTGAATTATTCGAGATGATGCAGCAACAACTCACTGCTGATCTTCTTGATGAGATCGGAGAAGGTGTCAAGAAGTCGTTGAGAGCTGACTGA
- a CDS encoding response regulator produces MEDKQLTILISEDEVDINNLLTLVLQLENFNVLQAFDGLTAYETFLAHKDEIDLVVTDLGLPKMGGVELIEKVRGLKPTVKIIGASGFGRVNVREEVMKAGADEFMPKPYITADLLLLAKKLLGRS; encoded by the coding sequence ATGGAAGATAAGCAACTGACCATCCTGATTTCTGAAGATGAAGTCGATATCAACAACCTTCTCACACTTGTTCTTCAACTCGAGAACTTCAACGTCCTTCAGGCTTTCGACGGGCTCACGGCTTATGAAACATTCCTTGCCCACAAGGATGAAATTGATTTGGTGGTAACAGATCTCGGCCTGCCAAAAATGGGCGGAGTGGAGTTAATTGAAAAAGTGCGGGGATTGAAGCCCACGGTGAAGATTATCGGCGCAAGCGGGTTTGGCAGAGTGAACGTTCGCGAAGAAGTGATGAAGGCCGGAGCCGATGAATTCATGCCGAAGCCGTACATTACGGCAGATTTGCTTCTTCTTGCCAAGAAACTCCTCGGTCGTTCCTGA
- a CDS encoding secondary thiamine-phosphate synthase enzyme YjbQ, with product MRFHTEYLWFNTKTQREYINITETVEDIVRKSGVKEGMVLVSAMHITAGVYVNDAEAGLIQDIDEWLDRLAPFKSGYRHHRTGETNGDAHLKSLIIHHEVIVPITNGKLDFGPWQQIYYAEFDGQRRKRVIVKVMGE from the coding sequence ATGAGATTCCACACCGAATACCTCTGGTTCAACACCAAAACGCAGCGTGAGTACATCAATATCACTGAAACGGTGGAGGATATTGTTCGTAAGAGTGGTGTGAAGGAAGGCATGGTGTTGGTGTCGGCAATGCACATCACAGCCGGCGTGTACGTCAATGATGCCGAGGCCGGACTGATTCAGGATATAGACGAGTGGCTCGACCGGCTGGCCCCGTTCAAGTCCGGCTATCGCCACCACCGTACCGGAGAAACCAACGGCGATGCACATCTGAAAAGTCTGATTATCCATCATGAAGTCATCGTTCCCATCACAAACGGAAAACTCGATTTCGGTCCGTGGCAGCAAATCTATTATGCCGAGTTCGACGGGCAGCGCCGCAAAAGAGTTATTGTGAAGGTGATGGGAGAATAG
- a CDS encoding GWxTD domain-containing protein has protein sequence MNYQARMFAVLFAICLVLAPGVAQVNGQGTLGIQVDVARFRGDDLRSYVEVYYAFPQRSLTYTQSPEGFRGGVELLVVVRSKDSIHFADRFVMPHVTQDTVAGSMNLVSLSGMMLPDGNYTLTVSGKDVNNPSRSDSVAVQIAARVPPANNVVLSDIEFASNIKKGEKVSPFFKNTLEVIPNVDGVFGNGKNCFFYAEAYNLLANNEMSDLTLRTTVLNAIGKEVISRERPRKRSGESTVLVDNIDVSNLTSGTYTLMLSIDDSSKKTLTTSWKKFFVFNDAMGIDSSLLALDPTLAVTAYSTMQEAELDNEFKRTRWEARDIEKDQYAKLKGAEPKRRFLADFWSKRPVGAREVYFQRVNAANSAYASMGIEGYRSDRGRVHITYGPPDDVDRHPNEAGTKPYEIWTYNNIQGGVIFVFVQRQNSGDYELMHSTHRSELNDENWMRYARTN, from the coding sequence ATGAACTATCAGGCAAGAATGTTTGCTGTTCTTTTCGCCATCTGTCTTGTTCTGGCGCCCGGCGTTGCGCAAGTAAACGGACAAGGAACTCTGGGAATCCAGGTAGACGTTGCCCGCTTCCGCGGAGATGACCTCCGCAGCTACGTGGAGGTGTACTACGCTTTTCCTCAACGGTCTCTGACATATACTCAGAGCCCCGAAGGTTTCAGGGGCGGGGTCGAGTTGCTCGTGGTCGTACGATCGAAGGACTCTATTCACTTTGCCGACCGTTTTGTGATGCCGCACGTGACACAAGATACGGTGGCGGGCAGCATGAATCTCGTCAGCTTGTCCGGAATGATGTTACCCGATGGCAACTATACATTGACTGTGTCAGGAAAGGATGTCAACAACCCGTCACGCAGCGACAGTGTGGCGGTACAGATTGCGGCCAGAGTACCGCCTGCGAACAATGTCGTCCTCAGCGATATCGAATTTGCATCCAACATCAAAAAAGGTGAAAAGGTCTCGCCGTTCTTCAAGAATACTCTCGAGGTAATCCCCAATGTCGACGGAGTGTTCGGCAACGGAAAGAACTGCTTCTTCTACGCCGAGGCGTACAACCTGCTTGCAAACAACGAAATGTCCGACTTGACATTGAGGACGACCGTATTGAATGCAATCGGAAAAGAGGTGATTTCACGGGAACGCCCCCGCAAGCGGAGCGGTGAATCGACAGTGCTTGTGGACAATATCGACGTCTCAAATCTCACGAGTGGCACATATACTCTAATGCTCTCCATCGACGATTCGAGCAAGAAGACCTTGACAACAAGCTGGAAAAAGTTCTTCGTCTTTAACGATGCAATGGGAATAGACTCATCACTGCTTGCGCTGGATCCGACCCTGGCTGTGACGGCGTATTCCACAATGCAAGAGGCGGAACTTGATAATGAGTTCAAGCGTACGCGCTGGGAGGCTCGTGACATTGAGAAGGACCAGTATGCAAAGTTGAAGGGCGCTGAACCAAAGCGGAGATTCTTGGCGGATTTCTGGTCGAAACGCCCGGTCGGTGCCCGTGAAGTATATTTCCAACGTGTGAACGCCGCAAACTCGGCATACGCGAGCATGGGAATCGAGGGCTATCGCAGCGATCGCGGGAGAGTCCACATCACGTACGGTCCCCCGGACGACGTTGATCGCCATCCGAACGAGGCAGGAACAAAGCCGTATGAAATTTGGACGTATAACAATATTCAAGGCGGAGTGATTTTTGTTTTCGTTCAGCGCCAGAACAGCGGCGACTACGAGTTGATGCATTCAACTCACCGCAGCGAATTAAATGACGAAAACTGGATGCGCTACGCCCGCACAAATTGA
- a CDS encoding lysophospholipid acyltransferase family protein yields MREYIEYFLFSCVDWLARRLSFRWAGKIGAWLGGVVFSVIGYRKEITLDNLRKAFPEKHEEDLQVIARRAYRNYGIALVESLWASGQSAEELRKIVRATNPEIVHNARKAGKGVLLLSAHFGSWEFLSTSVPLVLELPFGMIAQRQRNKHIDALFETNRSRFGNFIIGMGTSTRKVLKALADNHVVLILGDQSGPKEAVFVEFFGRPSATHRGAAAFSLKTGAPIVMGVLVRQPDGTYTITFEEVDQSGLDSSSEEDITKLTQRHVAILERWIRTNPDHWLWMHKRWKHTPFFQARQEVEEVR; encoded by the coding sequence ATGAGAGAATACATCGAATATTTTCTGTTCAGTTGTGTTGATTGGCTTGCCCGGCGGTTGTCGTTCCGGTGGGCCGGAAAAATCGGAGCGTGGTTGGGCGGCGTTGTGTTTTCGGTAATCGGCTATCGCAAAGAAATCACACTCGACAACCTGAGAAAGGCCTTCCCGGAAAAGCATGAAGAGGACCTGCAAGTAATTGCGCGCCGCGCGTACAGGAACTACGGCATCGCGTTGGTTGAATCATTGTGGGCAAGCGGCCAGTCTGCCGAGGAGTTGAGGAAGATCGTCCGCGCGACAAATCCCGAAATAGTGCATAATGCCAGGAAGGCCGGGAAAGGCGTCCTGCTTCTCTCGGCTCACTTCGGCTCGTGGGAGTTTCTTTCGACAAGTGTACCGCTTGTTCTGGAGCTCCCGTTCGGGATGATTGCTCAGCGTCAGCGTAACAAGCATATCGATGCCTTGTTTGAAACAAATAGGTCCCGTTTTGGGAATTTCATCATCGGCATGGGAACATCGACTCGCAAAGTGCTAAAGGCGCTTGCAGACAACCACGTTGTCTTGATACTCGGCGATCAAAGCGGGCCAAAAGAAGCCGTGTTTGTCGAGTTCTTCGGTCGTCCCTCGGCAACGCACAGAGGCGCTGCCGCATTCAGTCTCAAAACAGGGGCTCCGATTGTAATGGGCGTTCTCGTCCGGCAACCGGACGGGACGTACACAATCACGTTCGAAGAAGTAGATCAAAGCGGATTGGATTCGTCGTCTGAAGAAGACATCACGAAACTGACCCAACGTCACGTGGCGATTCTTGAACGATGGATTCGCACCAACCCGGACCATTGGTTGTGGATGCACAAACGTTGGAAACACACACCGTTCTTTCAGGCCCGGCAAGAAGTTGAGGAGGTTCGTTAG
- the waaF gene encoding lipopolysaccharide heptosyltransferase II: MQTPGRILVVQTAFTGDVVLTLPLIQHLHETLNGVFIDVVAVPAAAQVLRGHPAINKIIEYDKKGRQKGPAAAYSLVRHLQESQYGVAIVPHRSIRSAAICYFAGIPRRIGFSTSSGRFLFTDIVPYQKEAHEVLRNLSLAEPLDVYPNDDLLPRLYPSDDDKRAVEALLGLKPSARDSSIVAIAPGSVWATKRWLPERYAELTGRLIREGLFVVLIGGEEDLSVGNMILSGVQSDRVLNAMGKLTLLQSAEMIGRCKIAVTNDSSPMHFAVAMRTPVVAIFGATVPEFGFAPIGSRDEIVQTSGLDCRPCAIHGGNSCPVKTFVCMKNITVEAVLGKVHTVLSKTGVEVA; the protein is encoded by the coding sequence GTGCAGACTCCCGGACGAATTCTCGTCGTTCAAACAGCGTTTACGGGGGATGTGGTACTGACATTACCGCTCATCCAGCACCTGCATGAAACGTTGAACGGAGTGTTCATCGATGTTGTTGCCGTGCCCGCCGCCGCACAGGTTCTCCGCGGACATCCGGCGATTAACAAAATAATCGAGTATGACAAGAAGGGTAGACAGAAAGGCCCCGCCGCTGCGTATTCGCTTGTTCGCCATTTGCAGGAATCGCAATACGGTGTTGCTATTGTGCCGCATCGATCGATACGGAGTGCGGCGATATGCTATTTTGCCGGCATACCCCGCAGGATCGGTTTCTCAACAAGCTCGGGTAGATTTCTTTTCACCGATATTGTGCCGTATCAAAAAGAGGCGCACGAGGTTTTGCGGAACCTGAGTCTGGCAGAACCCTTGGATGTGTATCCGAACGATGATCTGCTGCCCCGCCTGTATCCCTCGGATGATGATAAGCGGGCAGTCGAGGCGTTGCTGGGTTTGAAACCTTCCGCGAGAGACAGTTCGATAGTGGCCATAGCCCCGGGTTCAGTGTGGGCAACGAAACGCTGGCTGCCGGAGCGATATGCCGAGTTGACCGGGCGACTCATCCGTGAAGGATTATTTGTTGTCTTGATTGGGGGAGAAGAAGATCTTTCCGTCGGCAACATGATTCTGTCAGGTGTTCAGAGTGACCGGGTTCTCAATGCGATGGGGAAGTTGACTCTTCTTCAGTCTGCAGAAATGATTGGCCGCTGCAAAATTGCGGTCACGAATGACAGTTCGCCCATGCACTTTGCCGTTGCGATGCGGACTCCGGTTGTCGCTATCTTCGGCGCAACAGTTCCCGAATTCGGTTTTGCGCCAATCGGGTCACGTGACGAGATTGTCCAAACCTCGGGGCTGGATTGCCGTCCATGCGCGATCCACGGCGGGAACTCGTGCCCCGTCAAGACGTTTGTGTGTATGAAGAACATTACCGTTGAGGCTGTTCTCGGCAAGGTACACACCGTTCTCTCAAAGACAGGAGTGGAAGTCGCGTGA
- a CDS encoding threonylcarbamoyl-AMP synthase, whose translation MNRILSVSYDVPEHEVLDDAATVVLNGGVIVYPTETLYGIGADATNATAIRNVVKAKRRSDERPILVIIHSRDLLKNLVAGIPDFAEQLMQHFWPGPLTLVFKSAHGVPPELTRGSGTIGVRIPSNTFCLELLTRCNRPLTSTSANISGEPVHRTVDEIRLVMTDGIDLYIDAGRLPESKPSTVVSVVGKKPKLLREGVIPFDVLQEVLPAIEM comes from the coding sequence GTGAACCGGATTCTGAGCGTGTCGTATGATGTTCCCGAACATGAAGTACTGGATGATGCTGCAACGGTTGTGTTGAATGGCGGAGTGATTGTGTATCCGACCGAAACCCTCTATGGCATTGGTGCAGATGCCACCAACGCGACTGCTATTAGGAATGTTGTAAAGGCAAAAAGGAGAAGTGACGAAAGGCCGATTCTCGTTATCATCCATTCACGTGACCTGCTAAAGAACCTTGTTGCCGGCATACCGGACTTTGCGGAACAATTGATGCAGCACTTCTGGCCCGGGCCTCTCACGCTTGTCTTCAAGTCTGCTCACGGCGTGCCACCCGAACTCACGCGAGGTAGCGGAACAATAGGTGTTCGTATTCCTTCCAACACATTCTGCCTGGAACTTCTGACACGATGTAACCGTCCTCTCACCTCAACGAGCGCCAACATCTCCGGGGAGCCTGTGCATCGGACTGTTGACGAGATCCGCCTTGTTATGACTGATGGAATTGATTTGTATATCGACGCCGGCAGGTTACCCGAAAGCAAGCCATCAACCGTTGTATCTGTTGTTGGAAAGAAGCCAAAACTCTTACGTGAAGGAGTCATTCCATTTGATGTACTTCAAGAAGTTCTTCCGGCCATTGAGATGTAA
- a CDS encoding PIG-L family deacetylase — MSVTHAFLCFLLSGNVIFARQSSELRQAFLDLSNDAVVMNISAHPDDEDGSTLAYYRMKYGVKTYSVLFTRGEGGQNETGPELYEELGVLRTDETHEAGTILGAEVHFLNLSDFGYSKTASETFQKWGGAKEVLRRLVYVIRKYKPDVLFTNHNTIGGHGHHQAVAITAIAAFDAAADSTMFPEQLQLPGMACWQPKKLFFRNFGAADQTADVVNQIGETDPASGLSYLDIASEALTRHKTQGMDRADLRRFTRGLSLYRLIRANSMYVRDTTTFLGGVDVWRDPGLTPLQNSRAVLSRLHHGMSRDSVLEIASQIMRFSTRKMQLSPLAHRVLSRWQEGLEALVIQLCAIQATWEFADQVVVPTQKVKSTLTLSASECVLSEFRYSVTVPQGWAVNESAEVVPVPHKGVLTRGYDVFVGDNATLTLPKTVAQYNSLESEQTVALHAHVLANGKPLTLTVRPRFDVAPFQVMNVTPNVARFSPDDAQGGKGSRFH; from the coding sequence ATGTCCGTCACGCACGCTTTTCTCTGTTTTTTGCTGTCCGGCAATGTGATATTTGCCCGACAATCCTCAGAACTCCGGCAGGCATTCCTTGATCTTTCGAACGACGCCGTTGTCATGAATATCTCCGCTCATCCGGACGATGAAGATGGTTCTACGCTCGCCTATTACCGGATGAAGTATGGCGTGAAGACGTATTCTGTTCTGTTCACACGGGGCGAGGGTGGACAAAATGAAACAGGGCCGGAATTGTACGAAGAACTCGGCGTTTTGCGTACCGACGAGACGCACGAAGCCGGAACGATACTCGGGGCGGAGGTTCATTTTTTGAACCTGAGCGATTTCGGATACTCCAAAACGGCGTCCGAAACATTTCAGAAATGGGGAGGCGCAAAGGAGGTGTTGCGCAGATTGGTGTATGTGATTCGGAAGTACAAGCCGGATGTTCTCTTCACAAACCACAACACAATCGGCGGCCACGGTCACCACCAGGCCGTAGCCATTACTGCTATCGCAGCGTTCGATGCCGCAGCGGATTCAACAATGTTTCCTGAGCAACTTCAACTTCCGGGAATGGCTTGCTGGCAGCCGAAGAAATTGTTCTTCAGAAATTTCGGGGCGGCTGATCAGACTGCAGATGTTGTGAATCAAATTGGCGAAACAGATCCGGCGAGCGGATTATCGTATCTCGACATAGCGTCGGAGGCGCTGACCCGACACAAGACACAGGGCATGGACAGGGCCGATTTGCGTCGCTTCACACGAGGGCTCAGTTTGTACAGGCTGATCCGGGCCAACAGCATGTATGTCCGGGACACAACAACCTTTCTCGGCGGGGTTGATGTGTGGCGTGATCCGGGATTGACTCCGTTGCAGAACAGCAGGGCAGTATTGTCGCGGCTGCATCACGGAATGAGTCGGGATTCGGTGTTGGAAATCGCTTCGCAGATCATGCGATTCAGCACTCGCAAAATGCAATTGAGCCCTCTTGCGCACCGTGTCCTTTCCCGCTGGCAGGAGGGGCTCGAAGCACTTGTCATTCAACTTTGCGCTATCCAGGCAACATGGGAGTTTGCCGACCAGGTGGTTGTCCCGACACAGAAAGTGAAGAGTACGCTTACTCTGAGCGCTTCAGAATGTGTGTTGAGCGAGTTTCGTTACTCGGTAACAGTTCCACAAGGTTGGGCAGTCAATGAGAGTGCAGAAGTTGTTCCTGTTCCCCACAAAGGAGTATTGACAAGGGGCTACGACGTATTTGTGGGCGATAACGCTACTCTCACACTTCCCAAAACAGTAGCCCAGTACAATTCGCTTGAATCGGAACAGACTGTGGCGTTGCACGCGCATGTTCTTGCAAACGGAAAACCGCTCACACTGACAGTGCGGCCTCGATTTGACGTTGCGCCGTTTCAGGTGATGAATGTGACTCCGAATGTAGCGCGTTTTTCGCCGGATGATGCACAAGGGGGAAAAGGTTCTCGTTTTCACTGA
- a CDS encoding extracellular solute-binding protein: MRTQSRRLKWKEPEFRSLAAVIACTLYFAVLLVPVGGCSTDTGKRKLVVYSPHGKEMLSAFEKQFEARYPDVDVQWLDMGSQDVYDRVRTEKVNPQADIWWGAPLTTFAKAEAESLLEQYTPSWAEFVEAEMKSHAGFWYGTFATPEVIMYNNRLVHEEEAPRDWDDLLHPKWRNKIIIRNPVASGTMRVIFSAIIQREAARTGDPDAGFAWLRRLDANTKTYAADPTQLYLKIAREEGLVSLWNLPDVVLQKETNGYPFGWNIPVSGTPLITDCIAIVRGTKNRADAELFYEFVTSRDAMIQQASEFFRIPARTDILRDDLPDWIRSLNFVTMKLNWQEIEAQERAWMRKWDEEVKGKGISH; the protein is encoded by the coding sequence GTGAGAACACAAAGCCGCAGACTGAAGTGGAAAGAACCGGAGTTCCGATCGTTGGCCGCGGTAATTGCATGTACGCTGTACTTTGCCGTTCTGCTTGTCCCCGTTGGCGGCTGTTCAACGGACACCGGCAAGCGGAAGCTTGTTGTGTATTCTCCGCACGGGAAAGAAATGCTTTCGGCTTTCGAAAAGCAATTTGAAGCCCGCTATCCTGATGTTGACGTACAATGGCTCGACATGGGCTCGCAGGATGTCTATGATCGGGTTCGGACAGAGAAAGTGAACCCCCAAGCCGATATCTGGTGGGGCGCTCCGCTTACAACATTTGCGAAAGCCGAGGCCGAGAGTCTTCTCGAACAGTACACGCCAAGCTGGGCTGAGTTTGTTGAAGCAGAGATGAAAAGCCACGCCGGTTTCTGGTACGGAACGTTTGCAACTCCCGAAGTGATTATGTACAACAATCGCCTCGTGCATGAGGAGGAAGCTCCCCGGGATTGGGATGATTTGCTCCACCCCAAATGGCGGAACAAGATCATCATCCGGAATCCTGTAGCATCGGGAACCATGCGGGTCATCTTTTCGGCAATCATTCAGCGGGAAGCAGCCCGAACGGGGGATCCTGACGCCGGGTTCGCGTGGCTCCGCAGACTCGATGCAAACACGAAAACATACGCGGCTGATCCGACGCAGTTGTATTTGAAGATTGCGCGAGAGGAGGGACTTGTATCCCTTTGGAACCTGCCTGATGTCGTGCTGCAGAAGGAAACCAATGGCTACCCGTTCGGCTGGAATATTCCTGTGAGCGGAACTCCCCTTATCACGGATTGCATCGCTATTGTGCGCGGAACGAAGAACCGGGCTGATGCTGAACTGTTCTATGAATTCGTCACTTCGAGGGATGCAATGATTCAGCAGGCTTCCGAATTCTTCCGCATTCCCGCCCGGACCGATATTCTTCGGGATGACTTGCCTGATTGGATCAGAAGTTTGAATTTCGTCACGATGAAACTCAATTGGCAGGAAATCGAAGCACAGGAAAGAGCCTGGATGAGAAAATGGGATGAAGAAGTGAAAGGCAAGGGAATATCACATTGA
- a CDS encoding ABC transporter ATP-binding protein, with protein sequence MSRISLHNISRQFDDTLAVHDVSLEIASGEFFSILGPSGCGKTTLLRMIAGFERPTSGTISFDASDVTHVPTQYRGVGMVFQNYALFPHMTVFENVAFGLETKRMERRAIRKRVEEILDSVHLSGKIDVPVPLLSGGEQQRVAVARAVVVEPAVLLMDEPLSNLDVALRLKTREEIRLLQKKTGITTVYVTHDQSEAMSLSDRIAVMRSGTIEQVGAPAQMYEAPVSAFVAEFLGGANVLPATVSRSELTITAGKLVLHVPATFLDRYGDGDARLVVRPEAIVLLPSVGEGDNAALIVHKEYLGFTTNFFAQVGEVTLRITSMTSGLTKRLRSGDVAGIRFDLSRCTVLPHD encoded by the coding sequence GTGTCCCGAATATCGCTTCATAACATTTCCCGGCAATTCGACGATACTCTTGCAGTTCACGATGTGAGTCTTGAGATTGCATCCGGCGAGTTCTTTTCAATTCTGGGACCGAGCGGATGCGGCAAGACGACACTCCTTCGCATGATTGCCGGTTTCGAGCGGCCGACTTCCGGTACCATCTCCTTTGACGCAAGCGACGTGACACATGTTCCGACGCAATACCGCGGAGTGGGGATGGTGTTTCAGAACTATGCGTTGTTTCCTCACATGACGGTGTTCGAGAATGTCGCCTTCGGACTCGAAACAAAGAGGATGGAGAGAAGGGCCATAAGGAAACGGGTTGAAGAAATTCTCGATTCAGTACATTTGTCGGGGAAGATCGATGTTCCCGTCCCTTTGTTGAGCGGGGGGGAACAGCAGCGTGTGGCGGTGGCCAGGGCAGTTGTTGTTGAGCCTGCCGTGCTGCTGATGGACGAGCCGTTAAGCAACCTTGATGTGGCACTGCGGCTGAAAACGCGGGAGGAAATACGCCTGCTGCAGAAAAAAACCGGCATAACAACTGTGTACGTGACTCACGATCAATCGGAAGCCATGAGTCTCTCCGACAGAATTGCGGTAATGCGCTCCGGAACGATTGAGCAGGTCGGGGCACCTGCGCAAATGTATGAAGCCCCGGTGTCTGCTTTCGTCGCCGAATTTTTGGGAGGAGCAAATGTTCTCCCCGCAACAGTATCTCGTTCCGAACTGACAATTACAGCCGGCAAACTTGTGCTGCACGTTCCTGCAACGTTTTTGGATAGATATGGAGATGGGGATGCGAGGCTGGTGGTGAGGCCGGAAGCAATCGTGCTATTGCCATCGGTTGGTGAAGGAGATAACGCGGCCCTGATTGTCCATAAAGAGTATCTCGGATTCACGACGAACTTTTTTGCACAAGTTGGAGAGGTGACCCTGCGTATCACGTCAATGACTTCCGGGCTGACGAAACGCCTTCGTTCCGGCGATGTGGCCGGCATCCGGTTCGATCTGTCGCGCTGTACAGTACTTCCTCATGACTGA
- a CDS encoding iron ABC transporter permease: MNSFAVKRLIPVLLLGAVYVGYVIYPLTETLRESVNIGGAFSVANYINILSPGNSANFEALWNSIVVSILSVLFSGILGTFLAFVLTQFTFPLQRLLTGLAVLPIALPPLVGVIAFLFAFGESGILPRIAQEVSGMNGNVFALEGFSAIVAVHTYSFYVYFYLFVSTTLRQLDAAQLEAAQTLGSTTLRTLRAVVLPELKPALLGAAILTFMASMASFSAPLLFGGDMRFMTLQIYNAKLNGELDVAASHSVVLAAVSITFYILLKIVTPRTSGVRRSKGTGRSGLISLPIPVRRVLIACCIALLALELLPIAIIILISFAKEGSWTWQILPAAYTSENYHKLFADPHVFDPIINSSLMSLVAVTACILVGVSISYLLVKGSLRRVRHIGDVLATLSFAIPGTVIALSLILAFNSPGIFTAQTVLVGTFWILPLAYFIRMFPFVVRSTSASLDQLDDSLLEAGESFGAGSFRRFRKIVLPGILPGIVAGALLVIITAIGEFVSSVLLYTYSNRPISVEILAQMRTYNFGAAAAYSVFLLILVMVLSVLAGLVGREEKSHPSPVNI; encoded by the coding sequence ATGAACAGCTTCGCAGTCAAACGATTGATTCCGGTTCTGTTGCTCGGAGCCGTGTACGTGGGATACGTTATTTACCCGCTGACAGAAACCCTCCGTGAAAGCGTGAATATCGGCGGTGCCTTCAGCGTGGCAAACTACATCAATATTCTCAGCCCGGGCAATTCGGCGAACTTCGAAGCATTGTGGAATTCTATTGTTGTTTCGATTCTCTCTGTGTTGTTCAGCGGAATTCTGGGAACCTTTCTTGCATTTGTCCTGACGCAATTCACGTTTCCGTTGCAGCGGTTGTTGACCGGGCTTGCGGTTCTTCCCATTGCGTTGCCTCCGCTTGTAGGGGTGATCGCATTTCTTTTTGCGTTCGGAGAATCCGGAATTCTCCCCCGGATTGCGCAGGAAGTATCCGGCATGAACGGAAATGTATTCGCGTTGGAGGGATTCAGCGCCATTGTTGCCGTGCACACATATTCATTCTATGTCTACTTCTACCTTTTTGTCTCAACAACGCTGCGTCAACTTGACGCGGCACAGCTTGAGGCGGCGCAAACGCTCGGAAGTACGACGCTTCGAACACTCAGAGCGGTTGTTCTGCCAGAATTGAAACCTGCTTTGCTGGGCGCGGCAATCCTGACGTTCATGGCCAGCATGGCATCATTCTCGGCTCCCCTGTTGTTTGGCGGCGACATGCGATTCATGACACTGCAAATCTACAATGCCAAACTCAACGGGGAACTTGATGTTGCGGCATCCCATTCAGTGGTTCTTGCCGCCGTCTCAATCACCTTCTACATCCTTCTCAAGATCGTCACTCCGCGTACATCGGGCGTTCGTCGGAGCAAGGGAACCGGAAGGAGCGGGTTGATATCACTGCCGATTCCGGTGCGCAGGGTATTGATAGCCTGTTGCATTGCATTGCTTGCGTTGGAGTTGCTGCCGATAGCAATAATCATCCTGATTTCATTTGCCAAAGAAGGCTCGTGGACGTGGCAAATTCTGCCTGCAGCATACACGTCGGAAAACTACCATAAGCTTTTTGCCGATCCCCATGTGTTCGATCCGATCATCAACAGTTCGCTGATGAGTCTTGTTGCCGTGACAGCGTGTATTCTCGTCGGCGTCAGCATCTCGTATTTGCTTGTGAAAGGAAGCCTTCGACGTGTCAGGCATATCGGCGATGTTCTGGCGACTCTATCCTTTGCCATTCCCGGAACAGTCATCGCGCTCAGTCTCATTCTCGCATTCAATTCGCCCGGCATATTTACCGCCCAGACTGTTCTGGTAGGAACGTTCTGGATATTGCCGTTAGCGTATTTCATTCGCATGTTCCCGTTTGTTGTTCGATCGACTTCAGCATCGTTGGATCAATTGGATGATTCCTTGCTTGAGGCGGGAGAATCGTTCGGTGCCGGGAGCTTCAGGCGGTTTCGAAAGATCGTACTTCCCGGCATCTTGCCGGGCATAGTCGCTGGGGCTCTCCTGGTAATCATCACTGCCATTGGCGAGTTTGTTTCCTCTGTTCTTCTGTATACCTATTCCAATCGACCTATTTCGGTAGAAATTCTCGCTCAAATGCGGACGTATAATTTCGGCGCGGCTGCCGCGTACTCGGTGTTTCTTCTGATTCTGGTCATGGTGCTTTCCGTTCTGGCGGGTCTTGTCGGTAGAGAGGAAAAATCCCATCCATCACCCGTCAATATTTAG